A window of Asterias amurensis chromosome 10, ASM3211899v1 genomic DNA:
ATACAATTAACAAtgttcaaataattattgtcgttgAAAACCTTCACCGGCGGCGGACCTCCGTCTTGCGGGTGAATCCCAATTAGCGCCACACTCTGTGTCCCTGCCGTGGTCGTCCTTGCGATCTAGACTTGGGGTACGGTAAGAGGGGTAGCTGATTCCAGGGGTTAAATGGTCATCTATAAACGAAATTAACCAAACTGTCTAATACTGGGTTTTCCAAAAGCACATCAGATAAATACATTCCTGATACAACATAATTTCGTTAACCACTTCAAACACTTTCGTTGATGTTTTTCATCACGTCTAAACGTAAAAGTTTTTGAGGGAAATTCTCCCTATCACTGAAactgttagcacaaaaaattaATTGACTAAATCATCAAACACTTGAATGATATTAATAAACCAGTTCATCATCGTAACATTGTCAAACTTCATAGCCGTTCCGACATTTCCAAGTAAGTAAtacaattttatcaaaacaCATTTTAGTTCTCAACTTTCGTTAAAACTACTCAACTTACGGTAATTAATTGGAGAGGAGTCTTTGGCGTCACACTGCCGTTGCTGTAGAGATTGGTCAACGTACACGAAGGTGGCTCTCGGCCATAACTTTGGCTGACCTGCCCAATACCGATACGGTGGCTGTATCCACTCGCCTGCTGGTTTGGTCGGCAACCCTAACATTCACATTCAACACCTCCTCTCTCCTCAAGCTCacattgctttttaactttCACACACATTCTCACACTCCACATTAACTTTCCTTTATCCAACTGTTTCAATGCAAAAATACAAAGGCATTTGCCAAAAAAGGAAGGGGGGTTCTTAATTACCATGACCAATTAACTAAGGGTGGCATGCAAGGTGTGCCTACATAACATAGTTTAACAGGGCGTTTCCTGCGCAGTCGACGCGTATGACGTGACAGAAATGCAGCACTGCGCGAAATATTTACAAACCGCAGGTTTGGGGAATTTACACTATGTCAGATCGAGAAAAGTAAcactaaaacaattaaaaacaaattatcgaCATTCGACTCCGACAGGTccgtactttgcaattgtgtttactatacgcattacaggcaaagtctgcctcgatttacgtcacgaacagcgccctctcgggtcggggtctactcttaaatttgtaaaaaacataagaactgattttttaaaaaccttagttaactgtttattcacattccactcatcaaaacacatatattactaacaaaagctttattttgaaaaaataccacttccaggtgactttaaaagtgGGAAAGTATCAGTGAAAACATTCGATCCACAAACAATCGGATCTTGGGCCATTtccatggagctgcttaagcacaaaatattgcttaagcaaaacaatccttgcttagtaaaatcagattaccggccaagactccacttgtaatgctaagtaaatatcagctaaataccagtcacaatcaatgtattaTGGCAtgcagtaacatgtgtaaatgtttttaaaagcaaatttctcgcttataagcagctctatgaaattggcccctctCCGCAAAGGCCAACCCGTTTTATCTTTAGGCTGTCAACGACCATGCCCGATTGAGCGGCTATTTAATTCATTCTGCAATTTACACTATACTTCCACATGTTGTGTGTGCTACGAATCATCGACTTTTGGACCAAAAGGCTTTCAGAGATTGATTtcacaaattaatatttaccATAGAGATATTCAAATTTTAATTACCAAGCAGAATGTGCTGTCACGATTTATACGACGTTAGTGACACCGAGTGCTTTGTGAAAACTGGCCCAATGGTGGATTTGACAAAGAGTTGAGAGATATTCTCGGAGATCAATGGTCCATTCGTTCTTGTCCCCGTTTATTGTCTGTCACGGGCATCCCTATACataagcctcggcttccagatgatgcctccatactctatttatttattttttctctgcttcatcattaaagacactgggcactattggtaattgttaaagatcagccttctcacttggtgcatctcaacatgactgtgtacaaaatgacaaacctgtgaaaatttgaacacaaatagtcgtcgaagttgcgagataacaatgtaagaaaaaatacactttttactagtcataaacaaaggtttatacacacccacgtgacgcgctctccaccaagaggtatttatgaatctaCACTTGCATACCGGCGAACGAATCTCCCTACTTCGGTGCAGCAGGATATTCTGCCccccaccctccccccccccccccaccatttGACAATCTGTTTACAAGCTTTTTCTGATAGCACCCTCTTTTCTCAGACATGCCAACAAACTTTGCTCAATCAAGTATAGAACCAAATTCCTTCTCTATTAAACTACAGTTGAATTTGTACTGCTTGTTTTTATTGAGTTGGAATCCAAAATAATATTGTCAACtgtacataatttttttaatgtatatttttttatcacttcccttattttaatgtttttattttgtaaattattgttgtttattatcTTTTAAACCCAATACAGCCCTTGggctgcgatgtttgaatttttaataaattattaataataatttgttgatCTTCTTCCTTCGGCCCAAGTCAATTTCCCATTATGGGGACAGATTTTCCTGGAAAAATGGCTCTATCACACCCCTTTTAAACACAATattctggttttgttttcacttcCTGCACAACAGACATCTTCAGAAATGCCACCAATTAATGAGCGGACCCTGCGTGAATTGGCGAAAAACCTTCCGAACTGGGAACAAGTTGCAAGTTATCTGCACATTACAACTATAAGAGTTGGTCGACTAAAGGCGGAATGTCCCGGTAATATTGATGAGCAGATATTCCAGATGCTGCATATTTGGTATAGTCGCTTTCACCTGGCCACAAACAGGCATCAAATGGGAGAAGAGTTAATTGACGCTCTGAAACAAGTCGAAGGGACGGAAGATCTAGTGGCACGTTATCTATCAGGTAAATTAAACAATAAACTGAAGTTGGTTTGTCATTTTAATGTGCATGGATTTTTGACCTCCTGTCTGGAAATGAGCGGATGAGACAGAGGGAGACACCCGGTGCAGTGATCTGCATAAGTTTGGGCACAAGTCGAGTTAGGTCGCTTTTATAGAGTGTAGGGTACACGACAAAGTAAAGACAACTAAAGAGCTAAATAAGACGAGAGCTCAAGTCTGTGTCACTTGAAACACATTGTTTCGGGAACACATACCTGTTTCCTTCATAAATTGACtgcaaaacaattacaaaagtaaaactagaacaatataaaaaaaaatccatttacTTCAGCAACTTTATAAAGTCACAAGAGTAGTATGAGAGGCGTATATGACCTCCTTTTTCTGAGAAGGGTCATGACCCTCAGTCATGAGGGTCTTCGATCCACTCTAGTAGACTTTGGACCGGGTTGCTCGAGTGATGTGTAAGGGTTGTACTTACCTAagaaaaaactgttttgttttatattaataaggacaaatgtttgtttgtttatttgtttatttgtttgcctgtttgtttttttggttttgtttgtttgttcttgatttgtttttaatttgtatcaACTAGCATGGTGAGATAAAGGAAATTAAAAAGACATTTCTCGATGCAAACAACCGTCGTTAGTAACACATCCCTTCAGTCGACAGATTTCAGTGCTAAGTGTcgggcaaaacaaaatttacatgatttcatttcaaaagaaaaattaataataatgttgaataTGAACGTAATTATAATTGTGCTGTGGCTGGTCAAGATACTGGTCATTAATTCCCTTTAAAACCTGGTAacgtttttgtttgtctttcctATTAGGAAATATGAAGTAACGCCAAATATGAGAAA
This region includes:
- the LOC139943023 gene encoding uncharacterized protein produces the protein MASNTTQKTVLKRESETSSEMPPINERTLRELAKNLPNWEQVASYLHITTIRVGRLKAECPGNIDEQIFQMLHIWYSRFHLATNRHQMGEELIDALKQVEGTEDLVARYLSGNMK